A portion of the Thermosediminibacter oceani DSM 16646 genome contains these proteins:
- a CDS encoding transketolase family protein, whose product MPKIATREAYGEALAELGEEIKDIVVLDADLSKSTKTSVFAKKFPERFFNMGIAEQNLMGTAAGLATCGKIPFASTFAVFATGRAFEQIRNSICYPNLNVKIAASHAGITVGEDGATHQSVEDIAIMRSLPNMTIIAPADAVETKQAVRAAAMLKGPVYLRLGRHPVEPIFDENYKFEPGKGVILKNGKDVALIATGTMVAEALKAAEMLAKDGIDAMVINIHTIKPIDKEVIMQAAECGAIVTAEEHSIVGGLGSAVAEVLAEEKPTPMKRIGLRDVFGQSGRPEELMKVYGLTAEDIAKAARSLRR is encoded by the coding sequence ATGCCCAAAATAGCCACGCGTGAAGCTTACGGTGAAGCCCTCGCCGAACTTGGCGAAGAAATAAAGGACATAGTGGTTCTGGATGCGGACCTTTCCAAATCCACCAAGACCAGCGTATTTGCAAAAAAATTCCCCGAGCGCTTCTTTAACATGGGGATAGCCGAACAAAACCTCATGGGTACGGCGGCGGGATTGGCCACCTGCGGCAAGATCCCCTTTGCCAGCACCTTTGCCGTATTTGCCACCGGCAGAGCCTTTGAACAGATAAGAAACTCTATATGCTACCCCAACCTTAACGTAAAGATCGCAGCGTCCCATGCTGGTATTACCGTCGGCGAAGACGGAGCCACCCACCAATCCGTGGAAGACATTGCCATTATGAGGTCTTTGCCCAACATGACGATCATCGCCCCGGCCGATGCCGTTGAGACAAAGCAGGCGGTAAGAGCGGCTGCTATGCTAAAGGGCCCCGTATACCTGAGACTGGGCCGCCACCCGGTGGAGCCCATCTTCGATGAAAATTACAAGTTTGAACCGGGCAAAGGCGTCATCCTCAAAAACGGTAAAGACGTTGCCCTGATCGCAACCGGTACAATGGTGGCCGAAGCGCTGAAGGCAGCCGAGATGCTGGCAAAAGACGGTATAGACGCTATGGTCATCAACATTCACACGATAAAGCCGATTGATAAAGAGGTAATTATGCAGGCAGCCGAATGCGGAGCAATAGTCACCGCCGAAGAACATTCAATAGTCGGCGGTTTAGGGAGCGCCGTGGCCGAAGTACTCGCGGAGGAAAAGCCAACTCCGATGAAGAGGATAGGCCTTCGCGACGTATTCGGACAGTCCGGAAGGCCCGAAGAACTAATGAAAGTCTACGGCCTGACGGCGGAGGATATTGCCAAGGCTGCAAGATCTTTGAGACGGTAA
- a CDS encoding glycoside hydrolase has translation MKIGIIGGSGVYTPILVNEITMLNDYLNLDLIVLNGRSVEKLNAVKTVCEYIVKKSGQDIKIHTTDNRIEAISGMDVIICQIRVGGLEARAFDEEFPRKFGIVGEETVGPGGLSNAMRTIPVMLQITAEVEQYNKKANLIVLTNPCGMVLRAINYRHKVNATGLCDMPQNLINSIASFLHTKPEKIFAEYYGLNHFGWINKVYHKGVDVTRTVIDNFENIDVNIDKEIVRIHGAVPISYLKYYFHPERFLEGSKPVKARELISLEGEILRNIQSGDIEEVLNLLNRRSVKWYRYIVEYIKALNDDNWSYHILNVRNGSTLDFLPENSVIEVGCLVKRGVAKPLPVRDIPQSVKAMIFQMDTYEDLAVKGILNNDYDTLMEALMIHPHIRSYDKAKLVLESILEGNRKMGF, from the coding sequence TTGAAGATCGGAATAATCGGAGGTAGCGGAGTATACACTCCCATCCTGGTCAATGAGATCACCATGTTAAATGATTACCTGAATCTAGACTTGATCGTTCTTAACGGCCGGTCTGTTGAGAAATTAAACGCTGTTAAAACCGTTTGTGAATACATAGTAAAAAAGAGCGGCCAGGATATAAAGATACACACAACTGACAACCGGATTGAAGCAATATCCGGTATGGATGTGATTATTTGCCAAATAAGAGTTGGAGGCCTGGAAGCCAGAGCTTTTGACGAAGAATTCCCTCGTAAGTTCGGCATAGTGGGGGAAGAAACCGTCGGCCCCGGTGGCCTTTCTAACGCCATGAGGACGATTCCCGTAATGCTCCAAATAACCGCAGAAGTTGAACAATACAATAAAAAGGCAAATCTAATAGTGCTTACTAATCCGTGTGGAATGGTATTGAGGGCAATAAATTATCGTCATAAAGTAAATGCCACAGGCCTGTGTGACATGCCGCAAAATTTGATTAACAGCATTGCTTCCTTTCTGCATACTAAGCCTGAAAAAATATTCGCCGAATATTACGGCCTGAACCATTTCGGATGGATAAACAAAGTGTACCATAAAGGCGTAGATGTGACGCGCACCGTAATTGATAATTTTGAGAATATAGACGTTAATATAGATAAGGAAATAGTGAGAATTCACGGGGCGGTTCCTATTTCCTACCTGAAGTACTATTTTCATCCCGAAAGATTTTTAGAAGGATCGAAGCCGGTGAAGGCTAGAGAACTTATATCGCTGGAGGGAGAGATTCTTAGAAATATACAATCCGGCGACATCGAGGAAGTTTTGAACTTATTGAACAGGCGTTCCGTAAAATGGTACAGGTATATTGTCGAATATATAAAGGCTTTGAATGATGACAACTGGAGCTACCACATCCTCAATGTAAGGAACGGTTCTACCCTGGATTTCTTGCCAGAAAACTCCGTTATCGAAGTGGGCTGCCTGGTGAAGAGGGGTGTTGCAAAGCCCCTTCCGGTGAGGGATATACCTCAATCCGTGAAAGCTATGATATTCCAGATGGATACATATGAAGACCTAGCGGTCAAGGGGATATTGAACAATGATTACGACACTTTAATGGAAGCTTTGATGATTCATCCGCATATACGATCCTACGATAAAGCAAAGTTGGTCTTAGAAAGCATTCTAGAAGGAAATAGGAAAATGGGCTTTTAA